The Desulfobacteraceae bacterium genome contains a region encoding:
- a CDS encoding SDR family oxidoreductase: MAIVDKVALVLGGIKGIGRAVALALAEAGARVVTTYWDWQESLPEMQAAFAPFGERQLIRRTNLLEADQIEALVAEAVARFGRLDILVNNIERGGWPVVHGAYVPEQWDLEMATTLRAKWWVFNAALPHLKASGDGAVINFSSIAGVVGRSGPASLIFNDGYAAANRGVSLLTETWARAAAPAVRVNEIMLGIFETRHAEHTRGWGLLTAEEQQAVRDHTLLGRTGAISDVLKAVRFIIEDAPFMTGAVLRLDGGYVLGGEAVAAMPKGVLGPESPGEPPKAA; this comes from the coding sequence ATGGCCATCGTCGACAAGGTCGCCCTGGTGCTGGGCGGCATCAAGGGCATCGGCCGGGCCGTTGCGCTGGCCTTGGCCGAGGCCGGCGCCAGGGTCGTGACGACCTACTGGGACTGGCAGGAGAGCCTGCCGGAGATGCAGGCGGCGTTCGCCCCATTCGGGGAACGGCAGCTGATTCGGCGCACCAACCTGCTGGAAGCCGACCAGATCGAAGCCCTGGTGGCCGAGGCCGTCGCCCGTTTCGGCCGGCTGGACATTCTGGTCAACAATATCGAACGCGGCGGCTGGCCGGTGGTCCACGGCGCCTATGTCCCCGAGCAGTGGGACCTGGAAATGGCCACCACCCTGAGGGCCAAATGGTGGGTTTTCAACGCCGCCCTGCCCCATCTGAAGGCCTCCGGCGACGGGGCGGTGATCAATTTCTCCTCCATCGCCGGCGTGGTGGGCCGCTCGGGGCCGGCCAGCCTGATCTTCAACGACGGCTATGCCGCCGCCAACCGCGGGGTTTCGCTCCTGACTGAGACCTGGGCCCGCGCGGCCGCGCCGGCGGTGCGGGTCAACGAGATCATGCTGGGCATCTTCGAAACCCGCCACGCCGAGCACACCCGCGGCTGGGGCCTGCTGACGGCCGAGGAGCAACAGGCCGTGCGGGATCACACCCTGCTCGGCCGGACGGGGGCCATCAGCGACGTGCTCAAGGCGGTTCGCTTTATAATCGAAGACGCCCCCTTCATGACCGGCGCCGTCCTGCGGTTGGACGGCGGGTATGTGCTGGGCGGGGAAGCGGTGGCCGCGATGCCCAAGGGGGTGCTGGGGCCG